In the genome of Saccharomonospora viridis DSM 43017, one region contains:
- a CDS encoding DUF5667 domain-containing protein, with amino-acid sequence MSRAAWFRTRRRDDERFARAVESGSDSDSFGAELAVVAALRRLGDSVTVDDRARERIVRRIVASPPRPRPRARLRPAALLAGLFSLVVALTGLGTALAQNALPGEPLYHLKLVQETVTLGLTFDAEDDAVRRLSYASRRLDEMTELGRHEGPDDSDEDGYQLALREFTAHATEGTSRLTALATRSDTRLLSVLSSWARRESTRLDTLIPALPATVGDDLGTLLQRIERRATALSARMDCYEITSATTDDLGALPATSGCAAPSPLPQHTDKPHTRPSIPAKRKEHTPPRDVPAPEHRRASMAIPYDTPEQSRRPVQPEGSLDPTDVAPPPTVPAPVPAPTRARLPDSSPEEPPLLSIAPLLPGLPAVTIG; translated from the coding sequence GTGAGCCGAGCGGCATGGTTCCGCACCCGCAGACGTGACGACGAACGGTTCGCCCGCGCCGTCGAGTCCGGGAGCGACTCGGACTCCTTCGGCGCCGAACTCGCCGTCGTCGCGGCACTGCGCAGGCTCGGTGACTCCGTCACCGTCGACGACCGGGCCCGGGAACGCATCGTCCGGCGGATAGTCGCCTCGCCCCCGCGTCCCCGTCCCCGCGCCCGACTCCGACCGGCGGCCCTCCTCGCCGGCCTGTTCTCCCTGGTCGTCGCGCTGACCGGCCTGGGAACGGCACTCGCGCAGAACGCGCTCCCCGGCGAACCGCTCTACCACCTCAAACTCGTCCAGGAGACCGTCACGCTGGGACTCACCTTCGACGCCGAGGACGACGCCGTACGCAGGCTCTCCTACGCCTCCCGACGCCTCGACGAGATGACCGAACTGGGCCGACACGAAGGCCCCGACGACAGCGACGAGGACGGCTACCAGCTCGCCCTGCGGGAGTTCACCGCGCACGCCACCGAGGGCACGTCCCGGCTCACCGCGCTGGCCACTCGCTCCGACACACGACTGCTGTCCGTGTTGTCGTCCTGGGCCCGACGGGAATCCACCCGGCTCGACACGCTCATCCCCGCCCTACCCGCCACGGTGGGTGACGACCTCGGCACCCTGCTCCAGCGCATCGAACGCCGCGCCACGGCGCTGTCCGCACGCATGGACTGCTACGAGATCACCTCGGCGACCACCGACGATCTCGGCGCCCTCCCCGCCACGAGCGGGTGCGCCGCCCCATCGCCTCTTCCGCAGCACACCGACAAGCCGCACACCCGGCCCTCCATCCCGGCCAAGCGGAAGGAACACACACCACCCCGGGACGTACCGGCACCGGAACACCGCCGGGCTTCGATGGCGATCCCGTACGACACGCCGGAACAGTCCCGCCGCCCCGTCCAGCCCGAGGGCTCCCTCGATCCCACCGACGTGGCACCACCACCCACCGTGCCCGCGCCCGTCCCAGCCCCCACCCGGGCGCGCCTCCCCGACTCGTCACCCGAGGAACCCCCGCTGCTGAGCATCGCCCCGCTCCTGCCGGGATTGCCCGCCGTGACGATCGGATAG
- a CDS encoding sigma-70 family RNA polymerase sigma factor has product MSMPIAVAAGLAPARLKSVRLSKAHPTDHDARNATTDIPEATESAESADPSASAVAENWELVRAAQHGDSTAFATLYHRHVDSVFRYVLLRVGDRHLAEDVTSETFLRALRRITSISYQGRDVGAWFTTIARNLVLDHIKSSRFRLEIVTDEVRDPGTRDNHTNTAPGPEQEVISRSTSDELLRCIADLGDDQRECIILRFIQGYSVAETAAIMQRNEGAVKALQHRAVRRLAKLLPHGLR; this is encoded by the coding sequence GTGAGCATGCCGATCGCTGTTGCAGCCGGTCTAGCGCCCGCGAGACTGAAATCGGTGCGGCTGTCCAAAGCACACCCCACCGACCACGACGCCCGGAACGCCACGACCGACATCCCGGAAGCCACGGAATCAGCGGAGTCCGCAGACCCCAGCGCCTCGGCCGTGGCCGAGAACTGGGAACTCGTCCGTGCCGCGCAGCACGGCGACAGCACCGCCTTCGCCACGCTCTACCACCGACACGTCGACAGCGTCTTCCGCTACGTGCTCCTCCGTGTCGGCGACCGCCACCTCGCCGAGGACGTCACCAGTGAGACGTTCCTCCGCGCCCTGCGCCGCATCACCTCGATCTCCTACCAAGGCCGCGACGTGGGCGCCTGGTTCACCACCATCGCCCGGAACCTGGTCCTGGACCACATCAAGTCCAGCCGTTTCCGACTCGAGATCGTCACCGACGAGGTCCGCGACCCCGGAACCCGCGACAACCACACCAACACGGCCCCCGGCCCCGAACAGGAGGTCATCAGCAGGAGCACCAGCGACGAACTGCTGCGCTGCATCGCCGACCTGGGCGACGACCAACGCGAGTGCATCATCCTCCGGTTCATCCAGGGTTACTCGGTCGCCGAGACAGCCGCGATCATGCAGCGCAACGAAGGCGCCGTGAAAGCCCTGCAGCACCGCGCCGTGCGCCGACTCGCCAAACTGCTGCCCCACGGCCTGCGCTGA
- a CDS encoding AMP-binding protein has translation MTGGSGNVADLAAAAARDRADEPALIDTATGVTFTWREVDRSVTATAQRIQKAGVEPGDRVAVRFPASAAFAVSFFAVLRAGGIAVPLNPYEPASASLTSLADSGARVLLTDSSSARSFRAAGVAVLEPVFDDAGDAKGDVAGLTPSARGGEDVAALLYTSGTTGPARGVMLSHRALLANVEQLRSLTPSPVEPGDRVFLAVPFHHVYGLGPGLLAVTAAAATAVLAPRFEVRSALSDCLHHQVTVVLGVPAMYVEMVTRPADELGKCLSTVRLLVSGAAPLRPKVLADIRAATGLPVYEGYGFTEAAPVVTSTLVTGYAKPGSVGRPLPGVEIRLVDDEGRCGPVPADPDEPGDSFDADGCTGLVAVRGPNLFSGYWPDGTHGPDEDGWFRTEDVGYLDVDGDLHLVDRVSDLVIVNGFNVYPREVEEVIAQLPQVAEVAVIGVLDRRSGEAVKAVVVPAAGAGLSEQQVIEHCESRLAGYKVPRFVEFADELPQSAMGKVRRVDLRGQDGVSEDGDHA, from the coding sequence GTGACCGGTGGGAGTGGCAACGTCGCGGATCTCGCCGCTGCTGCGGCACGGGATCGGGCGGACGAACCCGCATTGATCGACACGGCGACGGGGGTCACATTCACCTGGCGCGAAGTGGACCGCTCGGTGACGGCCACCGCGCAGCGGATCCAAAAGGCCGGGGTCGAGCCCGGTGACAGGGTGGCCGTCCGCTTCCCGGCGTCCGCCGCGTTCGCCGTGTCGTTCTTCGCCGTGCTCCGGGCGGGTGGCATCGCGGTGCCGCTGAACCCGTACGAGCCGGCCTCGGCGTCGTTGACGTCGCTCGCCGACAGCGGTGCCCGGGTGCTGTTGACCGACAGCTCCTCCGCGAGGTCCTTCCGTGCCGCCGGTGTCGCGGTGCTCGAGCCCGTGTTCGACGACGCCGGGGACGCGAAGGGCGACGTGGCGGGGCTCACTCCGAGCGCTCGAGGTGGGGAGGACGTCGCCGCGCTGCTGTACACCTCGGGCACCACGGGGCCTGCGCGTGGCGTGATGCTGTCGCATCGCGCTTTGCTCGCCAACGTCGAGCAGTTGCGTTCGCTGACCCCGTCCCCGGTCGAACCGGGTGACCGGGTGTTCCTCGCGGTGCCGTTCCACCACGTCTACGGGCTGGGACCCGGGCTGCTCGCGGTCACGGCCGCGGCGGCGACGGCGGTGCTCGCGCCCAGGTTCGAGGTGCGCAGCGCTCTGTCCGACTGCCTGCATCATCAGGTCACGGTGGTGCTCGGGGTGCCGGCCATGTACGTCGAGATGGTGACCCGCCCCGCCGACGAGCTCGGCAAATGTCTGTCGACCGTGCGGCTGCTGGTGTCGGGGGCGGCGCCGTTGCGGCCGAAGGTGCTGGCCGACATCCGTGCGGCCACCGGCCTGCCCGTGTACGAGGGGTACGGCTTCACCGAGGCCGCGCCGGTGGTGACGTCGACGTTGGTCACGGGATACGCCAAACCCGGTTCGGTGGGACGTCCGTTGCCCGGCGTGGAGATACGGCTGGTGGACGACGAGGGTCGCTGTGGTCCGGTTCCGGCCGATCCGGACGAACCGGGGGACTCGTTCGACGCTGACGGCTGCACCGGGCTCGTCGCCGTGCGGGGGCCGAATCTGTTCTCGGGTTATTGGCCCGACGGGACGCACGGTCCGGACGAGGACGGTTGGTTCCGCACCGAGGACGTCGGTTACCTCGACGTGGACGGGGACCTGCATCTGGTGGACCGCGTGAGCGACCTCGTGATCGTCAACGGGTTCAACGTCTATCCACGTGAGGTCGAGGAGGTCATCGCGCAGTTACCGCAGGTGGCCGAGGTCGCCGTGATCGGTGTGCTGGATCGGCGCAGCGGGGAGGCGGTGAAGGCCGTGGTGGTGCCCGCCGCGGGAGCGGGGTTGTCCGAACAGCAGGTGATCGAGCACTGTGAGAGTCGTCTCGCCGGGTACAAGGTGCCGCGGTTCGTGGAGTTCGCCGACGAGTTGCCCCAGTCGGCCATGGGCAAGGTGCGGAGGGTTGATCTGCGAGGCCAGGACGGCGTGAGCGAGGATGGGGACCATGCCTGA
- a CDS encoding glutaredoxin family protein: protein MPESSSQDTEHTVVVLTRVGCPACEQAERDVERICGELGVRWSTTDVDTDPELRAEYGDRVPVILVDGAEHGYWSVDEQRLRSALGA from the coding sequence ATGCCTGAGTCTTCGTCGCAGGACACCGAGCACACCGTCGTCGTGCTGACCCGTGTCGGCTGCCCCGCGTGTGAGCAGGCCGAACGGGATGTCGAGCGCATCTGCGGGGAACTCGGCGTGCGGTGGTCGACCACCGACGTGGACACCGATCCGGAGCTGCGTGCGGAATACGGCGACCGGGTTCCCGTGATCCTCGTCGACGGTGCCGAACACGGCTACTGGTCGGTGGACGAGCAGCGTCTCCGCTCGGCGTTGGGAGCCTGA
- a CDS encoding redox-sensing transcriptional repressor Rex → MVAQRGRRNGRNGSAPAAKSASDVDNAPTAPLPVTGGDPTTAPTGAASAGGAGSNTTRSIPEAAVARLAVYLRVLSAMAEQGATTVSSEELSAAAGVNSAKLRKDLSYLGSYGTRGVGYEVEVLIGQIERTLGLTRKHKVAVVGIGNLGHALANYGGFPGRGFPVAALFDIDPDLIGVPVGGIPVSHLDDIPKVCVERDISIGVIATPPAAAQSVCDRLVAGGVQSILNFAPAVLQVPDHVEVRKVDLAVELQILSFHVARKAGGEVEGREADGNAEGGADGDAKGAVMS, encoded by the coding sequence GTGGTGGCACAGCGGGGCCGACGCAATGGGCGCAATGGGTCCGCACCGGCGGCCAAGAGTGCTTCCGACGTCGACAACGCGCCGACCGCGCCGCTGCCGGTCACGGGAGGCGATCCCACCACTGCCCCTACCGGCGCTGCCTCCGCGGGCGGGGCGGGGTCGAACACCACCCGGTCGATCCCCGAGGCGGCCGTCGCCAGGCTCGCCGTTTACCTCCGGGTGTTGTCCGCGATGGCGGAACAGGGCGCGACCACGGTGTCCAGTGAGGAGCTGTCGGCCGCGGCCGGTGTGAATTCCGCCAAGTTGCGTAAGGACCTGTCGTACCTCGGCTCGTACGGCACCAGGGGCGTCGGTTACGAGGTCGAGGTGTTGATCGGGCAGATCGAGCGGACGCTGGGGCTGACCCGCAAGCACAAGGTCGCCGTGGTGGGAATCGGTAACCTGGGACATGCATTGGCGAACTACGGTGGCTTTCCTGGGCGTGGGTTCCCCGTCGCGGCCCTGTTCGACATCGACCCCGACCTGATCGGGGTGCCTGTGGGTGGGATACCGGTGTCGCACCTGGACGACATCCCCAAGGTGTGTGTCGAACGGGACATCTCCATAGGGGTGATCGCGACGCCGCCGGCCGCCGCGCAGTCGGTGTGTGACCGACTCGTGGCCGGTGGGGTGCAGAGCATCCTGAACTTCGCCCCTGCGGTGCTGCAGGTGCCCGATCACGTCGAGGTTCGAAAGGTCGACCTGGCTGTGGAGCTACAGATCTTGTCCTTCCACGTGGCCCGCAAGGCGGGCGGCGAGGTGGAGGGCCGGGAGGCCGACGGCAATGCAGAGGGCGGTGCCGACGGCGATGCGAAAGGTGCGGTGATGTCCTGA